In Arachis hypogaea cultivar Tifrunner chromosome 2, arahy.Tifrunner.gnm2.J5K5, whole genome shotgun sequence, a genomic segment contains:
- the LOC112729940 gene encoding NDR1/HIN1-like protein 3 produces the protein MSQLNGAYYGPSIPPPQHKRHYRGDGGGSNCCCCCGIFRCCCGCIFDCIFGLICKILTTLLILLIIVAVLLYFIVRPNLVKFHVSNAVLTQFNFSSDAAATNNNTLHYNLMLNFTIRNPNKRVGIYYDYIEARGFYHDVGFGNVTMQPFFQGTKNTTVVATTLKGENEVVLGSDKGSKVEEERGSGVYGIDLKVFMKVRFKFWFMKTGKVKPKAICVLKVPLMTRSKNGTFTAEHGGAFQDTACDWGYRWLWFHH, from the coding sequence atGTCGCAACTGAACGGCGCATATTACGGCCCTTCCATACCTCCGCCGCAACACAAACGTCACTACCGTGGCGATGGCGGCGGCAGcaactgctgctgctgctgcggaATCTTCCGCTGCTGCTGCGGCTGCATTTTTGACTGCATCTTCGGCCTCATCTGCAAGATCTTAACCACACttctcatccttctcatcatcgTAGCCGTTCTTCTCTACTTCATCGTACGGCCAAATCTCGTCAAGTTCCACGTCAGCAACGCCGTCCTCACTCAGTTCAATTTCTCCTCCGACGCCGCCGCCACCAACAACAACACGCTCCACTACAACCTCATGCTAAACTTCACGATCCGAAACCCTAACAAGCGCGTGGGAATCTACTACGACTACATCGAGGCGCGTGGATTCTACCACGACGTTGGCTTCGGTAACGTCACTATGCAACCGTTTTTTCAGGGAACGAAGAACACGACGGTGGTTGCGACGACTCTCAAGGGTGAGAATGAGGTGGTTTTGGGATCGGATAAAGGATCCAAGGTGGAGGAAGAACGAGGATCTGGTGTTTATGGCATTGATTTGAAGGTGTTCATGAAAGTGAGGTTTAAGTTTTGGTTTATGAAAACTGGGAAGGTGAAACCCAAGGCTATTTGTGTGTTGAAGGTTCCGTTGATGACGAGATCGAAGAATGGAACTTTTACGGCGGAGCACGGCGGCGCGTTTCAAGATACCGCGTGCGACTGGGGTTACCGGTGGTTGTGGTTTCATCATTAG
- the LOC114925608 gene encoding uncharacterized protein: protein MGLNNLGTAVTVVIAVTLTALMVEILYFLWRRRRSYRPRSRVEPQEHSLPTSSSPSSSFIAERERELELEFELEQQVLFTIKEEEEREGFDSESGECSAVKTVSLSEVVVVVDDGGNGDLLVNETTPFSTPCASPPYFTPHSSPFHDYYYNNNVANNG from the exons ATGGGCCTAAACAACTTAGGAACCGCCGTTACCGTTGTCATCGCCGTCACACTAACCGCCCTCATGGTAGAGATCCTCTACTTCTTGTGGCGCCGCCGCCGTAGCTACCGCCCCCGCTCCCGTGTGGAGCCGCAGGAGCATTCCCTCCCAACctcatcatcaccttcttcatcatTCATTGCCGAGAGAGAACGCGAGCTTGAGCTTGAATTTGAGCTCGAACAACA GGTGCTGTTCACaataaaggaagaagaagagagagaaggctTTGATTCTGAGAGTGGAGAGTGCAGTGCCGTCAAAACGGTGTCGTTGAgtgaggtggtggtggtggtagacgACGGTGGTAATGGTGACTTGTTAGTGAATGAAACGACACCGTTTTCAACACCTTGTGCTTCCCCTCCTTATTTCACACCACATTCTTCACCGTTTcatgattattattataataataatgttgCCAACAATGGATGA